One window from the genome of Leptidea sinapis chromosome 24, ilLepSina1.1, whole genome shotgun sequence encodes:
- the LOC126971757 gene encoding argininosuccinate synthase, which yields MANDLIILAYSGGLDTSCILKWLIQQNYDVICYMADVGQDEDFRKAKEKALAIGAKDIIVEDLRKEFISNYMFPAIQMGLVYEGRYYFGTSLARPCITVGIVAAAKKLGAKYIAHGATGKGNDQVRFELSVYALWPEGKIIAPWRIPEFFNRFQGRSDLLEYAKKENIPVSATPKSPWSTDENIMHISYESGVLEDPSAIPPAGIYKMTRDLQQAEDYPSIIDISFEKGLPVMVTIPSGQEKALIIKDPLTIVETLNKLGGQHGVGRIDIVENRFIGIKSRGLYETPAGTILHVAHFDLEVYALDKEVLRMKRYLQEKMADFVYNGFWFSPEASYARTCLELSQELVTGTVTLQVFKGNVTILARKSASSLYNIDLVSMDVAGGFSPEDSTGFINIHAIRLKEYARFVSNNN from the exons ATGGCGAATGATCTTATTATTTTGGCTTATTCCGGCGGACTTGATACCAGCTGTATTTTGAAATG GTTGATTCAGCAGAATTATGATGTGATTTGTTACATGGCTGATGTCGGCCAAGATGAAGATTTTCGTAAAGCAAAAGAAAAGGCATTGGCAATCGGAGCTAAGGAT ATTATTGTAGAGGACCTTCGAAAGGAATTTATAAGTAACTACATGTTCCCTGCAATACAAATGGGACTAGTGTATGAAGGTCGATATTATTTTGGAACATCTCTGGCTCGTCCGTGCATAACAGTTGGAATCGTAGCAGCTGCTAAGAAGCTAGGAGCAAA ATATATTGCACATGGAGCAACTGGTAAAGGAAATGACCAAGTCAGATTTGAGCTTAGTGTCTACGCTCTGTGGCCCGAAGGAAAG ATTATAGCTCCCTGGCGGATTCCCGAATTCTTCAATAGATTTCAAGGACGATCTGACCTCCTCGAGTAtgcaaaaaaagaaaacatcCCAGTCTCAGCAACACCAAAATCGCCTTGGTCAACTGATGAAAACATCATGCATATCAG CTATGAATCAGGTGTACTGGAAGATCCGAGTGCCATTCCTCCCGCAGGTATATACAAGATGACTCGAGACTTACAACAAGCCGAGGACTATCCTAGTATCATCGATATATCATTTGAAAAAG GTCTGCCCGTTATGGTGACAATCCCAAGTGGTCAAGAAAAGGCTTTAATTATTAAAGATCCTTTGACTATTGTTGAAACATTAAACAAGCTGGGTGGACAGCACGGTGTTGGACGCATAGACATTGTAGAGAACAGATTTATTGGAATAAAG TCGAGAGGACTTTATGAAACTCCTGCGGGGACTATTCTTCATGTGGCGCACTTCGACTTGGAAGTATACGCACTGGACAAAGAAGTATTAAg GATGAAAAGATATCTTCAAGAAAAAATGGCTGACTTTGTTTACAACGGATTTTGGTTTTCTCCTGAAGCCTCATACGCTAGAACGTGTTTAGAACTATCCCAAGAGCTAGTTACAGGCACCGTCACTCTTCAGGTTTTTAAAGGCAATG tAACAATCCTGGCAAGAAAGAGCGCTAGCAGCCTGTACAATATAGATCTAGTGTCTATGGATGTCGCTGGAGGATTTTCACCAGAGGACAGTACcggttttattaatattcacgCTATTAGACTCAAAGAATATGCTCGTTTTGTTTCTAACAACAATTAa